The nucleotide sequence AAGTATCTTAAATCGATTCAGTTTTAGGTAGATATCGTTGTCATATCATTAAGCTCCGTCCCGTAGTCACCACTCGCCAGTTCAATCCATGCGTCAAAATTGAAGTTGAACCGTTGGGTAGGTGcaattttgaagtgatcaaTTCTATGACAGATATAATACAACTGCAACTTTGTCCAATTCATAAATGCGGTGTGGAGATAGTACAAATGCAACTCTGTCTAAAGCTTTTGTCATTTGCTCCACTCGTTCCTTCATGGTATGCCTCGTTAGTTTGTGTTGTAGAATTGCTGTGTCTCATCCACCAGCGCTGAGCGTCGGTAACACGGAAGTCATCACTTTATCATGCAgtcacatattttttttacttaaagccttttttgtgttaaaaaaaaaacggattTTGAAAACAACAATCAAAAGGGCCAAACTTTTCCATTTCAAAATGGTTAATTACTACGTATGGGTGGGCACAGGATTGCAAACTTGGAAAGCAACAGTGACATTTAACGTGGAAAGATCAGCCCACTCCCTTGTGGTCTTGGTTTTTTTAAGGTCCTAAAACCAggtgaaaacataaaataagattGACTTGACCTTTTCAACGTCATTACATCGTATACTTCAGTATAAGCATCATTGTGCTCAGTAGAACCCACAACTACAAGCAATATGAATCAGTGGGTCCTTCTTTCCTTGACTTCACATCCACTAGGCTCGTGACAGCCTTATCTTCCCGTGGGAGACGACAAATGCACCAAATATCGGAGAACTTTCAACAATTGAGCAATAGAACCCACACAACTACAAGCAATATGAATCAGTAGGTCCTTTCCTTGACTTCACATCCCCTAGGCTCGTGCCAGTTTTATCTTCCCGTGGGAGACAGCAAATGCACCAAATATCGGAAAACTTTGAACGATTTGAGCAATTGGCCATCGCCAACCACCTCTTTTAAGTAACGACTTCTTCTACCCTTCAAATCTCTTCAATCGATTCAGTTTTAGACAGATATCATTGTCACTTCTGATTCTTTGAACCTTACTTATTATCATTAAGCTCCGTCACGTAGTCGCCACGCGCTAGTACTTCAATCCACCTGCAACTCGTTCCTTCACGGTATGCCTCGTTAGTTTTTGTTGTAGAATTGTTGTCTCTTCCACCAGCGCTCAGCATCGGTAACACGGAAGTCATCACTTTATCATGAAGTCACATATGGATCCTGTAAAGATGTTTCTTCAGTACTTGCTTCTATTCCTTATGCTCCCACTTTGCAGCTCCACTAACACCATAACTCCCAACCAGCCCTTCAGAGATGGTGACCTTCTAGTCTCTAAACAGTCCAGGTTCGCTCTTGGCTTCTTCAGTCCACGGAATTCTACACTCCGATACATTGGAGTTTGGTACAACACAATTCTTGAACAAACCGTTGTATGGGTTCTTAACAGAGACCATCCTATCAATGATACCTCCGGAGTCCTCTCCGTCAACACTTCTGGAAACCTCCTTCTGCACCGCGGAAACACTCATGTATGGTCCACAAACGTTTCCATCTCATCAGTCAACGCTACTGTGGCTCAGCTGTTAGATACCGGAAACCTAGTCTTGATCCAAAACGATGACAAGAGGGTTGTTTGGCAAAGCTTCGATCACCCGACAGACACCATGCTTCCCCACATGAAGGTAGGACTTGACCGGAGAACTGGGTTGAATCGGTTCTTAACATCTTGGAAGTCACCGGAAGACCCGGGAACAGGTGAATACTCGTTTAAGTTGGATGTGAATGGATCTCCTCAACTGTTCTTGTCTATGGGTTCCAAGTGGATTTGGCGAACGGGCCCCTGGAACGGTCTTGGATTCGTGGGTGTGCCGGAGATGTTAACTACCTTCATATTCGACATCCGGTTTTGGAACACTGTGGATGAGGTCTCGATGGAATTCACCCTCGTGAATTCTTCCACTTTCTCAAGCATTAAGTTGGGCAGTGATGGACTCTACCAGCGCTACACGTTGGACGAACGAAACCACCAATTGGTAGCGATCTGGTCGGCGGCGAGGGACCCCTGCGACAACTACGGTCGGTGTGGGCTCAACAGCAACTGCGACGTCTACACAGGAGCTGGCTTTGAGTGCACATGCCTTGCGGGATTCGAGCCCAAGTCGCAACGTGACTGGTCCTTGAGAGACGGGTCGGGTGGGTGTGTGAGGATCCAAGGCACGAATACCTGTAGGAGTGGGGAAGGGTTCATAAAAATAGCAGGTGTGAAGCCACCAGATGCATCGACGGCACGTGTTAACGAGAGTTTGAACTTGGAAGGCTGTAAAAAGGAGTGCTTGAATGACTGTAACTGCCGTGCATACACTAGCGCTGATGTGAGCACAGGAGGAAGTGGGTGCTTGTCTTGGTACGGGGATTTAATGGACATAAGAACCTTAGCCCAAGGGGGCCAAGATTTATTTGTTCGCGTGGATGCTATTATTTTAGGTATGCGTTCCTACTTACTCACAAAATTAATTATCCAAGCTTATCTTACTCGAAAttattcaaagaaattaaatacaATGACTTATTTCTTTCCACATTCTAACTCCAAATTGATATCCTAcatggaatagaaaaaaaaaagtttataatgtAGTATTGTAAACCAATCCAAGGATAGATTAGGACAAATTGatcaaataattcatttttattaaatgaataataaaccTTTTGATATTAATTATAACATCACTCACATATTTAATCAACTAAATGTCcttgcaaaataaattttataattactaaTGACTTATAAATGAAGAAAGATAACATATGTAATATGCTATGACAACAATAtaatacaattatatataataaaagaaattaattttggtacagattattttaatatcatgTTCATATAAGTATTATAAAAgatgatttatttttgttttatacttaactttatttattttttgttccgACTTCATGATTAAATATGACAAAAAGTAAAGACAAATTAAATTAACCTAATGTtactaaaaatatcaaatactaTTAGTAGTTCAtcacaattatatatatttaatacattttaaaaaagtattcaacttgtgaattttaaaattatgaatatatatatatatatatatatatatatatatatatatatatatatatatatatatatatatattagattggGTTCAACTTGAGGTTGTATTAGTAAACCGTCAATGAAACCTAGCTTcgtatttttctaaatttgaggCTCATCTATTGATGTTCACCCTAGCACTCTTCTTTATTAAGATTTATAATCATGTTATATGGTTTTCGTCTCCCTTACATCAAACAAAGGTTTTAAGACTTTTAagattaatgatgatttttctacatttttttcccttctatagcagaaaatgaaagaaaaaaaactttctttcacAAGAAGATGATGATAGTGATTCTCGCCGTTGGGGTTGTTTTCTTCATGATTCCCACGATTTGTTCATCTTGGTtgataatgaagaaaagaaaaggtattTAAAAGTTTGTGGTAATGAAGTAAtgacaattttcatttattttacctTCTTCTTTTAAGATTACCACAATAAAATAGAGTAGAATGATTCCAAAAACTCTGAAGTACTAGAAAATATAACAATTAAACATTGATAATTTGTTGGTTATCTTGATATCATGCAGGTAAAGGAAGACAATGTAAAACATTGTTTAATATGAGCTCAAAAGCTACAAGGCTCAAACACTATTCAAAAGCAAAGGAGATAgatgaaaatggagaaaattctGAATTACAATTCTTTGATCTAAGCATTGTAATTACAGCAACAAATAATTTCTCTATTACTAACAAACTTGGACGAGGTGGTTTTGGCACAGTCTATAAGGTAGTCATCATCAATGGTGTGTTTTGAATTTACATGCATGTTTCATGATAGtcattatattaattaagttgaatttttttcactatattCAAACAATGAATAAGctaaatctatatatattttgatgatTGTTAGGGTCTACTATCCAATGGACAAGAAATAGCTGTGAAAAGATTATCAAGGAATTCAGGACAAGGAGTAGAAGAATTTAAGAATGAAGTCACTCTAATTGCAAAACTCCAACACAAGAATCTTGTGAAGCTTCTAGGTTGTTgtattgaagaagaagagaaaatgctAATCTATGAGTACTTGCCAAACAAAAGCTTGGactatttcatttttggtaTCAATGTCTTATCTTCTACCATTTTGTTGATCTCTTTTACCTCTAGTTCTTGCATAATCACTTGGAATAGCTATTTTAACTATTCATTCATTAGTAGTTGAtgcttcatattttttgtacagATGAAACAAAAAGATCAATGTTGACTTGGAGGAAGCGCTTTGAAATCATTATTGGAATTGCTCGAGGGATATTATATCTTCATCAAGACTCAAGATTAAGAATCATACATAGAGATCTAAAAGCAAGCAATATTCTATTAGATATTGATATGATCccaaaaatttcagattttggcATGGCTAGATTATTTGGCAAGAATCAAGTTGAAGGAAGCACAAATCGGGTAGTTGGAACATAGTAAGTATTATATATGAGGAGCTAATAAGGAACACATGAttaaatcttaataatttttctcatttgttgaTACAGTGGTTATATGTCACCTGAGTATGCAATGGAAGGACTATTTTCAATCAAGTCTGATGTATATAGCTTTGGGGTTTTGCTACTAGAGATTATTACTGGGAGAAAAAACACAGCTTATTATTATGATAGTCCTTCTTTCAACTTAGTTGGATATGTGAGTAAATTGAACCTTtgttgctctatttttccttattttatttacttatataaGCTAGCTaatagtgaagaaaaaaaatcaggtTTGGAGCCTATGGAGAGAAGACAAAGCCTTGGATATAGTAGATCCATCACTAGAAAAGTCAAATCATGCAAATGAAGTATTGAGATGCATCCAAATTGGACTCTTATGTGTCCAAGAATCTGCAATAGATCGACCTACCATGTTGACAGTTATTTTCATGTTGGGTAACAACTCTACTCTTCCTACTCCTAATCAACCTGCATTTGTTATGAAAACATGTCATAATGGTGCAAACTCATTTAGTGTCGTAGTCAATTCTATAAATGAGGTAACAATAACTATGGATGCACGCTAAA is from Vitis riparia cultivar Riparia Gloire de Montpellier isolate 1030 chromosome 10, EGFV_Vit.rip_1.0, whole genome shotgun sequence and encodes:
- the LOC117922878 gene encoding G-type lectin S-receptor-like serine/threonine-protein kinase At1g11410 isoform X1, whose protein sequence is MKSHMDPVKMFLQYLLLFLMLPLCSSTNTITPNQPFRDGDLLVSKQSRFALGFFSPRNSTLRYIGVWYNTILEQTVVWVLNRDHPINDTSGVLSVNTSGNLLLHRGNTHVWSTNVSISSVNATVAQLLDTGNLVLIQNDDKRVVWQSFDHPTDTMLPHMKVGLDRRTGLNRFLTSWKSPEDPGTGEYSFKLDVNGSPQLFLSMGSKWIWRTGPWNGLGFVGVPEMLTTFIFDIRFWNTVDEVSMEFTLVNSSTFSSIKLGSDGLYQRYTLDERNHQLVAIWSAARDPCDNYGRCGLNSNCDVYTGAGFECTCLAGFEPKSQRDWSLRDGSGGCVRIQGTNTCRSGEGFIKIAGVKPPDASTARVNESLNLEGCKKECLNDCNCRAYTSADVSTGGSGCLSWYGDLMDIRTLAQGGQDLFVRVDAIILAENERKKTFFHKKMMIVILAVGVVFFMIPTICSSWLIMKKRKGKGRQCKTLFNMSSKATRLKHYSKAKEIDENGENSELQFFDLSIVITATNNFSITNKLGRGGFGTVYKGLLSNGQEIAVKRLSRNSGQGVEEFKNEVTLIAKLQHKNLVKLLGCCIEEEEKMLIYEYLPNKSLDYFIFDETKRSMLTWRKRFEIIIGIARGILYLHQDSRLRIIHRDLKASNILLDIDMIPKISDFGMARLFGKNQVEGSTNRVVGTYGYMSPEYAMEGLFSIKSDVYSFGVLLLEIITGRKNTAYYYDSPSFNLVGYVWSLWREDKALDIVDPSLEKSNHANEVLRCIQIGLLCVQESAIDRPTMLTVIFMLGNNSTLPTPNQPAFVMKTCHNGANSFSVVVNSINEVTITMDAR
- the LOC117922878 gene encoding G-type lectin S-receptor-like serine/threonine-protein kinase At1g11410 isoform X2, with protein sequence MKSHMDPVKMFLQYLLLFLMLPLCSSTNTITPNQPFRDGDLLVSKQSRFALGFFSPRNSTLRYIGVWYNTILEQTVVWVLNRDHPINDTSGVLSVNTSGNLLLHRGNTHVWSTNVSISSVNATVAQLLDTGNLVLIQNDDKRVVWQSFDHPTDTMLPHMKVGLDRRTGLNRFLTSWKSPEDPGTGEYSFKLDVNGSPQLFLSMGSKWIWRTGPWNGLGFVGVPEMLTTFIFDIRFWNTVDEVSMEFTLVNSSTFSSIKLGSDGLYQRYTLDERNHQLVAIWSAARDPCDNYGRCGLNSNCDVYTGAGFECTCLAGFEPKSQRDWSLRDGSGGCVRIQGTNTCRSGEGFIKIAGVKPPDASTARVNESLNLEGCKKECLNDCNCRAYTSADVSTGGSGCLSWYGDLMDIRTLAQGGQDLFVRVDAIILENERKKTFFHKKMMIVILAVGVVFFMIPTICSSWLIMKKRKGKGRQCKTLFNMSSKATRLKHYSKAKEIDENGENSELQFFDLSIVITATNNFSITNKLGRGGFGTVYKGLLSNGQEIAVKRLSRNSGQGVEEFKNEVTLIAKLQHKNLVKLLGCCIEEEEKMLIYEYLPNKSLDYFIFDETKRSMLTWRKRFEIIIGIARGILYLHQDSRLRIIHRDLKASNILLDIDMIPKISDFGMARLFGKNQVEGSTNRVVGTYGYMSPEYAMEGLFSIKSDVYSFGVLLLEIITGRKNTAYYYDSPSFNLVGYVWSLWREDKALDIVDPSLEKSNHANEVLRCIQIGLLCVQESAIDRPTMLTVIFMLGNNSTLPTPNQPAFVMKTCHNGANSFSVVVNSINEVTITMDAR
- the LOC117922878 gene encoding G-type lectin S-receptor-like serine/threonine-protein kinase At1g11410 isoform X3, producing MKSHMDPVKMFLQYLLLFLMLPLCSSTNTITPNQPFRDGDLLVSKQSRFALGFFSPRNSTLRYIGVWYNTILEQTVVWVLNRDHPINDTSGVLSVNTSGNLLLHRGNTHVWSTNVSISSVNATVAQLLDTGNLVLIQNDDKRVVWQSFDHPTDTMLPHMKVGLDRRTGLNRFLTSWKSPEDPGTGEYSFKLDVNGSPQLFLSMGSKWIWRTGPWNGLGFVGVPEMLTTFIFDIRFWNTVDEVSMEFTLVNSSTFSSIKLGSDGLYQRYTLDERNHQLVAIWSAARDPCDNYGRCGLNSNCDVYTGAGFECTCLAGFEPKSQRDWSLRDGSGGCVRIQGTNTCRSGEGFIKIAGVKPPDASTARVNESLNLEGCKKECLNDCNCRAYTSADVSTGGSGCLSWYGDLMDIRTLAQGGQDLFVRVDAIILDETKRSMLTWRKRFEIIIGIARGILYLHQDSRLRIIHRDLKASNILLDIDMIPKISDFGMARLFGKNQVEGSTNRVVGTYGYMSPEYAMEGLFSIKSDVYSFGVLLLEIITGRKNTAYYYDSPSFNLVGYVWSLWREDKALDIVDPSLEKSNHANEVLRCIQIGLLCVQESAIDRPTMLTVIFMLGNNSTLPTPNQPAFVMKTCHNGANSFSVVVNSINEVTITMDAR